The following are encoded in a window of Naumovozyma castellii chromosome 8, complete genome genomic DNA:
- the TGL2 gene encoding triglyceride lipase (ancestral locus Anc_1.101) produces MQAIQTINPWNYILPWPHPLKSTRKKQKGANAHSLNGLCQSSDDPLVHEFVKSYKLLSIFQKSKSKQVEEDILIDKFVSNPNYVAPKNPIVLCHGLSGFDRLILIPSIYSLTKLIKNSISSNLSDHFLNEDDINEAQHDEKLVPNLIEVEYWIDIKEKLEKLGCTVITTRVPSFGSIEERAEALHSFLEKETKKLGTLQDSANPVKLNLIAHSMGGLDCRYLISKIPKKNYKILSLTTISTPHRGSEMADYVVNLFETLKTAISSNTNNEHPMNPPLLPLCFYQLTTTYMKYFNLITPDDPSVSYFSYGCYFEPKWYNVFSMSWKIIADATNNAPNDGMVTVSSSKWGQYQGTLCNVDHLDIINWKNKLKTDVNKALLNLSNEKVKAMVKPDLDILQFYIQITDTLAKKGF; encoded by the coding sequence ATGCAGGCAATACAGACAATAAATCCATGGAATTACATTCTTCCATGGCCACATCCACTCAAATCGACAaggaagaaacaaaaaggAGCAAATGCACACTCCTTAAACGGTCTATGCCAATCTTCCGATGATCCCCTCGTACATGAGTTTGTCAAGTCATACAAACTTCTAAGTATTTTCCAAAAGTCAAAGTCAAAACaagtagaagaagatatattAATAGACAAGTTTGTTTCAAATCCGAACTATGTGGCACCCAAGAATCCCATTGTCCTATGTCACGGTTTATCCGGGTTTGACAGATTGATATTAATACCATCCATTTACTCTTTAACAAAATTGATTAAGAATAGTATATCTTCTAACCTCTCTGATCATTTTCTTAACGAAGACGACATAAATGAGGCCCAACACGATGAGAAACTTGTTCCTAATCTTATCGAGGTGGAATATTGGATTGAtattaaggaaaaattaGAAAAGTTGGGTTGTACAGTTATCACAACAAGAGTGCCAAGTTTTGGTAGCATAGAAGAACGAGCTGAAGCATTACATAGTTTCttggaaaaggaaacaaaaaaattagGGACACTCCAAGATTCTGCGAATCCAGTAAAATTAAACTTAATTGCTCATTCCATGGGTGGACTTGATTGCCGATATTTAATATcaaaaattccaaagaagaattataaGATTTTAAGTTTAACAACTATATCCACCCCTCATCGTGGTTCAGAAATGGCTGATTATGTTGTGAATTTATTCGAAACCTTGAAAACGGCCATATCGAGTAACACGAATAACGAGCATCCGATGAATCCGCCATTATTACCACTTTGCTTTTATCAATTAACTACAACGtatatgaaatatttcaatctAATAACTCCAGATGATCCAAGTGTCTCATATTTTTCGTATGGTTGTTATTTCGAACCAAAATGGTATAATGTCTTTTCCATGTCGTGGAAAATTATTGCGGATGCTACTAATAATGCTCCCAATGATGGAATGGTTACCGTTAGCAGTAGTAAGTGGGGACAGTATCAAGGTACATTATGTAATGTGGATCATTTAGATATTATCAATTGGaagaataaattgaaaactgATGTAAATAAAGcgttattgaatttaagTAACGAAAAAGTCAAGGCAATGGTTAAACCTGATCTGGATATTTTACAGTTCTATATTCAAATTACAGATACCTTAGCTAAGAAGGGATTTTGA
- the FBA1 gene encoding fructose-bisphosphate aldolase FBA1 (ancestral locus Anc_2.577): MGILDVIKRKEGVIVGDDVRALFTYAREHKFAIPAINVTSSSTVVAALEAARDNKCPIILQTSNGGAAYFAGKGVSNDGQNASIRGSIAAAHYIRSIASAYGIPVVLHSDHCAKKLLPWFDGMLEADEAYFKQTGEPLFSSHMLDLSEESDEENIGTCVKYFKRMAAMGQWLEMEIGITGGEEDGVNNESVEKDDLYTKAEQVYAVHEALAPISPNFSIAAAFGNVHGVYAGTMELKPEILAEHQAYAAAKLGAPKGTKPLYLVFHGGSGSTDQQFHTGIDNGVVKVNLDTDCQYAYLKGIRDYVLNKKDYIMSMVGNPTGAEAPNKKYFDPRVWVREGEKTMSERIAHAFEVFRTQNTL, encoded by the coding sequence ATGGGTATTTTAGACGTTATCAAGAGAAAGGAAGGTGTTATTGTCGGTGACGATGTCAGAGCTTTGTTCACTTACGCTAGAGAACACAAGTTCGCCATCCCAGCTATCAACGttacttcttcttctaccGTTGTTGCTGCTTTGGAAGCTGCTCGTGACAACAAGTGTCCAATCATCTTGCAAACCTCTAACGGTGGTGCTGCCTACTTTGCCGGTAAGGGTGTCTCCAACGATGGTCAAAACGCCTCCATCAGAGGTTCCATCGCTGCCGCTCACTACATCAGATCTATTGCTTCTGCTTACGGTATTCCAGTCGTCTTACACTCTGACCATTGTGCCAAGAAATTGTTGCCATGGTTCGATGGTATGTTGGAAGCTGATGAAGCTTACTTCAAGCAAACTGGTGAACCTTTGTTCTCTTCCCATATGTTGGATCTTTCCGAAGAATCCGATGAAGAAAACATCGGTACCTGTGTTAAGTACTTCAAGAGAATGGCCGCTATGGGTCAATGGTTAGAAATGGAAATCGGTATCACCGgtggtgaagaagatggtgtTAACAACGAATCCGTCGAAAAGGATGACTTGTACACCAAGGCTGAACAAGTTTACGCTGTTCACGAAGCTTTGGCCCCAATCTCTCCAAACTTCTCCATTGCTGCTGCTTTCGGTAACGTTCACGGTGTCTACGCTGGTACCATGGAATTGAAGCCAGAAATCTTGGCTGAACATCAAGCTTACGCTGCTGCTAAGTTGGGTGCTCCAAAGGGTACCAAGCCATTGTACTTGGTTTTCCACGGTGGTTCCGGTTCTACCGACCAACAATTCCACACTGGTATTGACAACGGTGTTGTCAAGGTCAATTTGGATACTGACTGTCAATACGCTTACTTGAAGGGTATCAGAGACTACGTCTTGAACAAGAAGGACTACATCATGTCTATGGTTGGTAACCCAACTGGTGCTGAAGCTCCAAACAAGAAGTACTTCGACCCAAGAGTCTGGGTTAGAGAAGGTGAAAAGACCATGTCTGAAAGAATTGCTCACGCTTTCGAAGTTTTCAGAACTCAAAACACTTTATAA
- the MPE1 gene encoding cleavage polyadenylation factor subunit MPE1 (ancestral locus Anc_2.579): MSSTIFYRFKSQRETSRILFDGTGLTVFDLKREIIQESRLGDGSDFQLRLYNPDTGEEYEDDQEVIARSTSVIARRSPALKNSSIHARNKGTGANLNQLATVGNAMRYVTGKPRVFQNRRQTAGGATTAAAGIQNNTQNVSGITEEERIANMFANQENQWEQTQQEMSGATPVFFKAQNNSAAMDNEGPPPPGYMCYRCGAKDHWIKNCPTNTDPNFEGKRIRRTTGIPKKFLKTVEIDPDTITAEEMAQRKIMVTDEGKFVVQVADQQSWEDYQRKQQNRLVNGADAIWQKGHFQDLPESLTCPLTGGLLRNPVKTSKCCNKLFSKTAIEDTLVENDFVCPECGKEDILLDSLVADSEAEKLVQEFLESHKDQNNVDKEDSHLDKKQKISEKPMMPPMPPMPVPPVPFPPFPMFPMPFMPAPAPVPVPAPAPPSLNSKPTAEVPNSTTKE, from the coding sequence ATGAGTAGTACCATTTTTTATCGTTTCAAATCACAACGTGAAACATCCAGAATACTTTTTGACGGGACAGGTCTGACAGTGTTTGATctgaaaagagaaattattcaagagAGTAGATTAGGTGATGGTTCCGACTTCCAATTACGTCTATACAATCCCGATACAGGTGAAGAATACGAAGATGATCAAGAGGTTATTGCCAGATCCACTAGTGTGATAGCTAGAAGGTCGCCGgctttgaagaattcatcCATCCATGCAAGAAATAAAGGGACTGGTGCCAATTTGAACCAGCTGGCCACTGTGGGGAACGCTATGAGGTATGTAACGGGTAAACCAAGAGTGTTTCAAAACAGGAGGCAAACGGCGGGTGGGGCAACTACCGCTGCTGCTGGTATACAGAATAATACTCAGAATGTTAGTGGTAttactgaagaagaacgTATTGCAAATATGTTTGCCAACCAGGAAAATCAATGGGAGCAAACTCAACAAGAGATGTCAGGAGCCACACCTGTGTTTTTCAAAGCTCAAAATAATTCGGCAGCTATGGATAATGAGGGGCCACCACCACCTGGTTATATGTGTTATAGATGTGGTGCAAAAGATCATTGGATTAAAAATTGTCCGACTAACACGGatccaaattttgaagGTAAGAGAATAAGAAGGACTACAGGTATTCCTAAGAAATTCTTAAAGACGGTTGAAATTGATCCTGATACAATAACTGCTGAGGAAATGGCGCAACGAAAGATTATGGTGACAGATGAAGGTAAGTTTGTTGTTCAAGTGGCAGATCAGCAATCATGGGAAGATTATCAAAGGAAACAACAGAATCGTTTGGTTAATGGTGCTGATGCGATATGGCAAAAGGGTCATTTCCAAGATTTACCAGAGTCATTAACATGTCCGTTAACGGGAGGTCTTTTAAGGAATCCTGTAAAGACAAGCAAATGTtgtaataaattattttccaagacAGCTATTGAAGATACATTGGtagaaaatgattttgtTTGTCCCGAGTGTGGGAAGGAAGACATTCTTCTGGATTCATTGGTGGCTGACTCTGAAGCAGAGAAATTAGTACaagaatttttggaaaGTCATAAGGACCAAAATAATGTGGACAAGGAAGATTCACATCTTgacaagaaacaaaagataAGTGAGAAGCCCATGATGCCGCCAATGCCTCCAATGCCCGTACCGCCAGTACCCTTTCCACCCTTTCCCATGTTCCCAATGCCTTTTATGCCTGCGCCTGCGCCTGTGCCTGTACCTGCACCTGCACCTCCATCTCTCAATTCGAAACCAACTGCAGAAGTGCCAAATAGCACCACTAAGGAATAG
- the OAR1 gene encoding 3-oxoacyl-[acyl-carrier-protein] reductase (NADPH) (ancestral locus Anc_2.585), with protein MRKGIPVAIITGGTRGIGKAIAKKLSLQGMSCISIGSSLSSINAIDINDHLHFTSPEQRHRSMAIDLTDWPNWTTQTRNSKKLTFPGYEYTDDLQRRFHENIPLFEEIWDKNASNTNYYVNLLVNCAGITQDSLSLRTSTDEISQIMNINFLSCVSLSNFVCKKMIRSQNLFKRGEMALDHELPKPPPPCIINISSILGEGTIQVPGTSIYSASKAALIQYTRTLSQETETWGIRALSMAPGLVTDTDMIQEMDPQTRQQLNLLMGLNCTTSDVVADDIWDRYLRGQ; from the coding sequence ATGAGGAAGGGAATTCCAGTTGCCATAATTACAGGTGGTACTCGTGGGATTGGCAAAGCCATTGCCAAGAAGTTGTCGTTACAAGGTATGAGTTGCATCTCTATCGGTTCATCCCTTTCCAGCATCAATGCCATCGACATCAATGACCATTTACACTTCACATCACCGGAACAGAGACACAGATCTATGGCGATTGATTTAACAGATTGGCCTAATTGGACCACGCAGACGAGAAATAGCAAGAAGTTAACTTTCCCAGGGTATGAATACACAGATGACTTACAAAGACGATTTCACGAGAATATACCTCTTTTTGAAGAGATTTGGGACAAAAATGCAAGTAATACAAACTATTATGTGAACTTGCTGGTTAATTGTGCTGGTATAACGCAAGATTCCCTAAGTTTAAGGACATCCACTGATGAGATCtctcaaataatgaacatCAATTTCTTAAGTTGTGTGTCCCTTAGTAATTTTGTCTGCAAGAAGATGATACGATCCCAAAACTTATTCAAAAGAGGTGAAATGGCACTTGATCATGAACTACCTaaaccaccaccaccttGTATTATAAACATCTCATCCATCCTGGGAGAGGGAACCATCCAAGTGCCCGGCACATCCATCTACTCTGCTTCGAAGGCCGCATTGATCCAGTACACAAGAACGCTATCACAGGAGACAGAGACGTGGGGCATACGTGCCCTATCAATGGCTCCCGGTCTAGTTACAGACACAGACATGATTCAGGAGATGGACCCTCAAACAAGACAgcaattgaatttattaatgggACTAAATTGTACTACTAGTGATGTCGTGGCAGATGATATATGGGATCGCTATCTACGGGGACAATGa
- the NCAS0H02990 gene encoding uncharacterized protein (ancestral locus Anc_2.586): protein MTALKTKKKLNPATQSKLDTLKELFPDWTNDDLIDLVQEYKELETIIDKITSGAVTKWDEVKKPTKREKPTTVYNQFVSTPDLDQSHILVDPEEELLEEKRTARLQPKSRQKQKQQTLLKTSTLHLTTKTATTTKPVSKKTSWASVVANNTIATKNVPTKINELDDDWTEKVEEQPVKEEKEVIPNKPIKDLDLPSLPIHASVNSTTKKMSWAAIATPKKVAKQEETSTISTSIESPLENLESLKINMPVVETKEEEVEESSEEEETSSEEEETASEEESSEEEEEESSEEEEESSEEEESSEEEETSSEEEEQEVPVVNKKTTNVEAGLNEEEESSSEEESSEEEEEPTEEHHETPKKGESVASDNSTVVSSSKPINLNAQTLPETTQGKVPVQTEQQPQQLQQGIPPAMTPQQASALAAQQQQYYMYQNQFGYSYPGMFDQGFNYGQQANTQYNMQPQGYPQTASSNGEMNNNDTLPENKTNTSTPMSQQQQQPYGGSFMPYYGNFYQQQQFPYGQPQYGVNGQYPYHVPNTGYNYYQNQLQQQPGMTPPGQLQQQQPSINSQQTPAIDNEFNGQQMTAQQQADYQQYYLLQQQQLQEQQIQMDKQAGQSAQGGYTGYTYGYNSQNQGSRFY, encoded by the coding sequence ATGACAGCATTGAAAACtaagaagaaactgaatCCAGCCACGCAATCCAAACTAGACACATTGAAGGAACTGTTCCCGGACTGGACTAATGACGATTTGATTGATTTGGTGCAAGAATACAAGGAATTGGAAACTATAATTGATAAGATCACATCTGGAGCAGTGACTAAATGGGATGAAGTGAAGAAACCAACAAAAAGGGAAAAACCCACTACAGTTTATAATCAATTTGTTTCTACTCCTGATTTGGATCAATCTCATATATTAGTGGATCCCGAGGAAGAACTCTTGGAAGAGAAGAGAACTGCTCGTTTGCAACCAAAGTCAAGACAAAAGCAAAAGCAACAAActcttttgaaaacatCCACTTTGCATTTAACTACAAAAACCGCTACAACTACTAAACCAGTGTCTAAAAAGACATCATGGGCGTCAGTAGTAGCAAATAATACAATTGCTACCAAAAACGTCCCTACAAAGATAAATGAACTAGATGACGACTGGACAGAAAAAGTGGAAGAACAACCTGTCAAAGAGGAGAAAGAAGTTATTCCAAATAAACCAATTAAGGATTTAGATTTACCATCATTACCTATACATGCATCTGTTAATTCAACGACTAAAAAAATGTCATGGGCTGCTATTGCAACACCAAAGAAGGTCGCTAAACAGGAGGAAACATCTACCATATCTACTTCTATCGAATCTCCAttagaaaatttggaatccTTGAAGATAAACATGCCAGTGGTTGAAacaaaggaagaagaagtagaGGAATCTAGTGAAGAGGAGGAAACATcaagtgaagaagaagaaactgcATCTGAGGAAGAATcaagtgaagaagaagaagaagaatctagcgaggaagaggaagaatctagtgaagaagaagaatcaagtgaagaagaagaaacttcatctgaagaggaagagcAAGAAGTTCCAGTGGTGAATAAGAAAACCACCAACGTGGAAGCTGGATTAAACGAAGAGGAGGAAAGTTcttcagaagaagaatcaagcgaggaagaagaagaacctACTGAGGAACACCACGAAACACCAAAGAAGGGAGAGAGTGTCGCATCTGATAACTCTACCGTGGTTTCTTCATCGAAACCTATAAACCTTAATGCGCAAACGTTGCCAGAAACAACTCAAGGAAAAGTACCTGTTCAAACTGaacaacaaccacaacaacTTCAACAAGGAATTCCACCTGCTATGACACCACAACAAGCATCTGCTTTAGCTGCTCAACAACAGCAATATTATATGTACCAAAACCAATTCGGATACTCATACCCAGGTATGTTTGATCAAGGCTTTAACTATGGTCAACAAGCAAATACTCAATACAATATGCAACCACAAGGTTATCCACAAACTGCCTCTTCTAATGGTGAAATGAACAATAATGATACCCTCCCTGAAAACAAAACTAACACTTCGACCCCAATGTctcagcaacaacaacaaccatATGGAGGGTCATTCATGCCATACTACGGTAACTtttaccaacaacaacaattccCATACGGCCAACCTCAATATGGCGTCAATGGTCAATACCCATACCATGTTCCAAACACAGGATATAACTATTACCAAAACCAATTACAGCAACAACCTGGAATGACACCACCTGGTCAACtacagcaacagcaaccaAGCATTAATTCTCAGCAAACTCCTGCTATTGATAATGAGTTCAATGGACAGCAAATGACTGCCCAACAGCAAGCTGATTATCAACAATATTATCTTTTACAGCAACAGCAATTACAAGAgcaacaaattcaaatggatAAGCAAGCAGGACAATCTGCTCAAGGCGGTTATACTGGATATACTTATGGGTATAATTCTCAAAACCAGGGTAGTAGATTTTACTGA
- the DCW1 gene encoding putative mannan endo-1,6-alpha-mannosidase (ancestral locus Anc_2.570) has translation MLVSKSISTFLLLSLASILPSQVSALTLDLNDTESLQNATSLVAYGLMDYYTGNQYGKTVGMFSDPYYWWQAGGAWGSMLDYWYYMNNDTYNDDIMAALLHQTGDDNDYVPLNQSTTEGNDDQAFWGIAVMTAAERNFTNPPEDQPQWLYLAQAVFNTMAMRWDSDTCGGGLRWQIFIWNSGYDYKNTVSNGALFHIASRLARYTGNQSYVDWAEKVYDWMYDVHLISNGSYMYVYDGVNIGDNCTTVTPYQWTYNQGLLLSGCAYLYNFTGEELWHNRTKNLLTAAGVFFNNSILYEAACQGHNTCNTDQRSFKAYFSRFLGTTAQLVPETRNQIMHWINTSAVAAAQSCSGGTDGHTCGINWFADGWDGMYGLGEQMAALEIMVNTKALSKAAPYTSSNGGSSVGDGAAGTEPHPTNLAPLHITKGSRAGAGIITAVIGISIVTCALWLVF, from the coding sequence ATGCTCGTATCAAAGAGTATTTCAACTTTCTTACTCCTCTCACTGGCAAGTATACTTCCTAGTCAAGTATCTGCCTTAACATTAGACTTAAATGACACGGAATCATTACAAAACGCTACGTCTTTGGTGGCATATGGTCTTATGGACTATTACACGGGGAACCAATATGGGAAAACTGTCGGGATGTTCTCTGATCCATATTATTGGTGGCAAGCAGGTGGTGCTTGGGGGTCCATGTTAGATTATTGGTATTATATGAATAACGATACGtataatgatgatattatgGCTGCTCTTTTGCATCAAACAGGTGATGATAACGATTACGTCCCCTTGAATCAATCTACCACGGAAGGTAATGATGATCAAGCATTTTGGGGGATCGCTGTAATGACTGCTGcagaaagaaattttaCTAACCCACCGGAAGATCAACCACAATGGCTTTATTTGGCACAGGCTGTCTTTAATACCATGGCGATGAGATGGGATAGTGACACCTGTGGTGGTGGGTTGAGATGgcaaattttcatttggaaTTCGGGTTATGATTATAAGAATACCGTTTCCAATGGTGCCTTGTTCCATATTGCCTCTAGATTGGCAAGATACACGGGGAATCAATCCTACGTGGACTGGGCTGAAAAAGTTTATGATTGGATGTATGACgttcatttaatttctaATGGTTCTTACATGTACGTCTATGATGGTGTCAACATTGGTGATAATTGTACCACTGTAACTCCATACCAATGGACCTATAATCAAGGTTTATTATTGAGTGGGTGTGCTTATCTATATAATTTCACAGGTGAAGAATTATGGCACAACAGaacaaagaatttattaactGCTGCAGGTGTTTTCTTTAACAATAGTATTCTTTATGAAGCCGCCTGTCAAGGTCATAACACTTGTAACACAGATCAACGTTCATTTAAAGCTTATTTCTCACGTTTCTTGGGGACCACTGCTCAATTGGTGCCAGAGACaagaaatcaaatcatGCATTGGATTAATACCTCTGCCGTGGCAGCTGCTCAATCTTGTTCAGGTGGTACTGATGGTCACACGTGTGGTATCAATTGGTTCGCTGATGGGTGGGATGGGATGTACGGTCTAGGTGAACAAATGGCAGCTTTAGAAATTATGGTGAATACAAAGGCTTTAAGTAAGGCTGCTCCTTATACAAGTTCTAATGGTGGGTCATCAGTAGGTGACGGTGCCGCTGGTACTGAACCTCATCCTACAAATTTAGCCCCATTACATATAACAAAGGGTTCAAGAGCCGGTGCAGGTATTATTACTGCGGTCATCGGTATCTCTATTGTAACTTGTGCATTATGGTTAGTATTCTAa
- the ANR2 gene encoding Anr2p (ancestral locus Anc_2.571) — translation MLATQVDKSDLRESSTKFVHQMDQVEQLPIIGIFLTQFDVKKGNTLVWSQLQQSNDTNEQAIFKNIEFKTLPSGIHERMDDHVFFTIPKENENNENNNDYYYGVSFFKQNGLDFMGIHQQIDRKQVKMYSIGVIIDPSLQAMFNPFQISCLGMYLNPLESLLSNWMADGKENDFTLLEDFLKEYGGDKPLPIVENAKYGMIDDLPVWVKRFGPSIFTIWKLCLLRKRIIIINPAGSSNYACNLLCFWISLLQKIAHDNNMIRTLYTVGVMDIDHLKQLSDKKIGFIACSNDEILIEKTELYDYVIKLPTVFFYKSAEIIIETNQGKAIKATQYESNKYEVLVRDCLHGSIIIPETYLPVVEPMSWLQFIIDSLYWIATAGTIQPPFELNLDATKILQWGSGSLPPEHPDRKDGELVLLLQYFHFSKIALYNKLETILDENESLDSDKPVHLTRFTLHELGLDCFSGQDADFIKELSIEWFNREVSINYFNFYGMFY, via the coding sequence ATGCTGGCAACTCAGGTAGACAAATCAGACCTCAGGGAAAGTTCTACTAAGTTTGTACATCAAATGGATCAAGTAGAACAATTGCCCATCATCGGAATATTCCTCACCCAATTTGATGTCAAGAAGGGAAACACTCTTGTGTGGTCTCAATTGCAACAATCAAATGATACCAATGAACAAGCTATATTTAAAAACATTGAATTCAAGACATTGCCATCCGGTATCCATGAACGGATGGATGATCATGTGTTTTTCACGATTCCAAAGGAGAACGAGAATAACgagaataataatgattattACTATGGTGTGAGCTTTTTCAAACAGAATGGATTAGATTTTATGGGAATTCACCAGCAAATTGATAGGAAGCAAGTAAAAATGTATTCCATTGGTGTCATTATCGATCCCTCATTGCAAGCAATGTTTAACCCATTCCAGATATCATGTCTGGGAATGTATTTGAACCCTCTGGAGTCTTTACTAAGTAACTGGATGGCAGATGGGAAGGAAAATGACTTTACTTTACTTGAAGATTTTTTAAAGGAATATGGTGGTGATAAACCATTACCCATTGTCGAAAATGCAAAATATGGAATGATTGACGATCTACCCGTCTGGGTAAAACGATTTGGTCCGTCGATCTTTACCATTTGGAAGCTCTGCCTTTTGAGGAAGAGaattataataattaatCCAGCAGGAAGTTCAAATTATGCTTGTAATTTGCTTTGCTTTTGGATATCTTTGTTACAGAAAATAGCACATGACAATAATATGATTCGAACGCTTTATACAGTGGGGGTTATGGATATAGATCATTTGAAACAACTATCAGATAAAAAAATAGGATTTATTGCATGTTCTAATGACGAAATATTAATAGAAAAGACAGAATTATATGATTATGTCATTAAATTACCCACAGTATTCTTTTACAAAAGTGCTGAGATTATCATTGAAACAAATCAAGGAAAAGCGATTAAGGCTACTCAGTATGAATCCAATAAATACGAAGTACTGGTTAGAGATTGCCTTCACGGATCAATTATAATACCAGAGACATACTTACCTGTAGTAGAACCAATGTCATGGTTGCAATTTATCATTGACAGCTTATATTGGATTGCAACTGCGGGCACTATTCAACCaccatttgaattaaatttagATGCAActaaaatattacaatgGGGTTCAGGATCACTACCTCCTGAGCACCCTGATAGGAAAGATGGAGAACTTGTACTTCTacttcaatatttccatttttccaaaattgcACTATATAACAAACTAGAGACAATATTGGATGAGAATGAATCGTTAGATTCTGATAAGCCTGTACATCTTACGAGATTTACATTACATGAATTGGGATTGGATTGTTTCAGTGGACAAGATGCAGATTTTATTAAGGAATTGTCCATAGAATGGTTTAACAGAGAGGTTTCcattaattatttcaacTTCTACGGCATGTTTTATTGA
- the TOA2 gene encoding transcription initiation factor IIA subunit gamma (ancestral locus Anc_2.580) yields MAVPGYYELYRRSTIGNSLVDALDTLISDGRIEASLAMRVLETFDKVVSETLKDNTAAKMSVKGNLDTYGFCDDVWTFIVKNCKVTVEGNSNIMDANGESQNVITVDKLRIVACNSKRSE; encoded by the coding sequence ATGGCAGTTCCAGGGTACTATGAGTTATACCGTAGAAGTACTATTGGAAACAGTTTGGTGGATGCGCTAGATACGCTAATTAGTGATGGTCGTATTGAAGCCTCCTTGGCCATGAGAGTGTTAGAAACATTTGATAAAGTAGTGTCGGAAACTTTAAAGGATAATACAGCAGCTAAGATGAGTGTAAAGGGGAACCTTGATACGTATGGGTTCTGTGACGATGTTTGGACTTTTATTGTGAAAAATTGTAAAGTGACCGTAGAGGGGAATTCTAATATAATGGATGCTAACGGTGAAAGTCAAAATGTTATAACGGTGGATAAACTAAGAATTGTTGCATGTAATTCAAAGAGAAGTGAGTGA
- the BLI1 gene encoding Bli1p (ancestral locus Anc_2.572): MSSDDTGTNNARSMQQNVENCMKQVQEFVDTETTKSISLFSAKTRANEVWLQEITEKYSTIPDDELKKLDALKKDYLEKLGELTKKVEYFEQMCDELEEFQNELEIKTKVNTNRQSRMMEQ; the protein is encoded by the coding sequence ATGAGCTCCGATGACACTGGGACCAACAATGCAAGATCCATGCAGCAGAATGTGGAAAATTGCATGAAACAAGTGCAAGAGTTCGTGGACACTGAGACTACTAAATCCATTTCTCTATTTTCTGCTAAAACAAGGGCCAATGAAGTTTGGCTGCAGGAGATAACCGAGAAGTATTCCACAATCccagatgatgaattgaagaaattggatgctttgaagaaggatTATCTTGAGAAATTAGGAGAATTGACAAAGAAggttgaatattttgaacaaaTGTGTGATGAGttggaagaatttcaaaacgAGTTAGAAATCAAGACTAAAGTCAACACCAATAGGCAATCTAGAATGATGGAACAATGA
- the TMA19 gene encoding Tma19p (ancestral locus Anc_2.584): MIIYKDIFSGDEILSDAYDCKEVDGVIYEADCAMIKVGGGDIDIGANPSAEDGGDEVDDGSEVVNNVVYTFRLQPTGFDKKSFLTYIKGYMKAVKAKLQETNPDAVATFEKGAQTYVKKVIGSFKDWEFFTGESMDPDAMIIMLNYREDGTTPYVAIWKHGINEEKI; encoded by the coding sequence ATGATTATTTACAAGGATATCTTCTCTGGTGACGAAATTTTGTCTGATGCTTACGACTGTAAGGAAGTCGATGGTGTCATCTACGAAGCTGACTGTGCTATGATCAAGGTTGGTGGTGGTGACATCGATATCGGTGCTAACCCATCTGCTGAAGATGGTGGTGACGAAGTCGACGATGGTTCTGAAGTTGTTAACAACGTTGTTTACACTTTCCGTTTACAACCAACTGGTTTCGACAAGAAATCTTTCTTGACTTACATCAAGGGTTACATGAAGGCTGTTAAGGCTAAGTTGCAAGAAACTAACCCAGACGCTGTTGCCACTTTTGAAAAGGGTGCTCAAACTTACGTCAAGAAGGTTATTGGTTCTTTCAAGGACTGGGAATTCTTCACTGGTGAATCCATGGACCCAGATGCCATGATCATCATGTTGAACTACCGTGAAGATGGTACTACTCCATACGTTGCCATCTGGAAACATGGtatcaatgaagaaaagatcTAA